One part of the Puniceicoccales bacterium genome encodes these proteins:
- a CDS encoding tyrosine recombinase codes for MLGLDFSDFLKYIEVHRGLSINTINTYKISLEQFVKFLGRNGVVKKWSDVRNSHLRSFIIYLMAEHSRSSVLTRLFAVRAMFKFMQTNGVIQDNPTDNLVLPKKEKSLPKFLSKSDVLILLEKPLAMLASKKITEFLAYRDSLILELLYGGGLRVSELVNLKYNDIDFEQGVARITGKGNKQRLCPLGRMAIKAIERFLAKFQINTVGNIVRSTTSNKLTIRQVQNRLKFYLAACGLPADISPHKIRHSYATHLLNNGADLRMVQELLGHENLSTTQIYTHVEFDKLKDIHKNAHPRS; via the coding sequence GTGCTAGGGTTAGATTTTTCTGATTTTTTAAAATACATTGAGGTTCATAGAGGACTATCGATCAACACCATAAATACCTATAAAATTTCTCTGGAGCAGTTTGTGAAGTTCCTGGGTAGAAATGGTGTTGTAAAGAAATGGAGCGATGTGCGCAATTCTCACCTAAGATCGTTCATCATCTATCTTATGGCTGAACATAGCCGTTCCTCGGTTCTCACACGTCTTTTCGCAGTGCGTGCCATGTTTAAATTTATGCAGACGAATGGTGTTATTCAGGACAACCCAACGGATAACCTGGTCCTGCCAAAAAAAGAAAAGTCTCTTCCGAAATTTTTGTCAAAGAGCGATGTGCTGATTTTGTTAGAAAAACCCCTTGCTATGCTGGCAAGTAAGAAAATTACCGAATTTTTGGCCTACCGGGACAGTCTAATTCTGGAACTGCTATATGGTGGAGGACTGCGTGTTAGCGAACTGGTTAACCTGAAGTACAATGACATAGATTTTGAACAAGGTGTGGCCCGGATCACCGGTAAGGGTAATAAGCAGAGGCTTTGTCCCCTGGGTCGCATGGCTATCAAAGCAATAGAACGCTTCCTGGCCAAGTTCCAAATAAATACCGTAGGTAACATTGTCCGCTCTACAACTAGCAATAAATTAACAATCAGGCAGGTACAGAACCGTCTAAAGTTTTACCTAGCCGCCTGTGGGCTTCCGGCAGATATATCGCCACACAAGATCAGACATAGCTATGCCACCCATCTGCTAAATAATGGGGCCGATTTGCGTATGGTGCAGGAACTGCTTGGTCATGAAAACCTTTCAACGACCCAGATCTATACCCATGTGGAGTTCGACAAGCTGAAGGATATCCATAAAAATGCCCATCCACGAAGCTAG
- a CDS encoding phosphatidate cytidylyltransferase: MLSRFLSTIGLWFVVFATLYLFGVQGGFFLLILASILTQLELYALLKKMEYNSLGWVGLIIGVVMLIVPIFLSSPYDCFEVMVSCFVISIVLILSYIVVVGTPSSILEVFVPTVLGIVYVPLMFSLPVAFIRYIEFIHGSGNPALYMIVWMVAVAKSSDIGGLVIGSLIGGKKMSPYFSPNKTVGGLVGAILFAVTIGATAQLVMMRNLGVFSMKWAVIISAVLSLVAVVGDLIESALKRLANVKDSGKIIPGIGGVFDLTDSVVLSLPVGIILVKWLVL, from the coding sequence ATGCTGAGTAGGTTTTTAAGCACCATAGGTTTGTGGTTTGTTGTTTTTGCAACTTTATATTTATTTGGAGTACAAGGTGGCTTTTTTCTGCTAATTTTGGCATCAATCCTGACCCAACTTGAACTATATGCACTATTAAAAAAGATGGAATATAATTCCCTCGGCTGGGTTGGATTAATAATCGGAGTAGTAATGCTTATTGTTCCTATCTTCCTATCCAGTCCCTATGATTGTTTCGAAGTAATGGTTTCATGCTTTGTTATTTCGATTGTACTGATATTGTCATATATAGTTGTGGTAGGAACACCGTCATCGATACTGGAAGTTTTTGTTCCAACGGTACTTGGAATAGTTTACGTGCCGCTGATGTTTTCGTTGCCTGTGGCGTTCATTCGTTATATAGAGTTTATCCATGGAAGCGGCAATCCGGCTTTATATATGATAGTTTGGATGGTTGCCGTGGCAAAATCCAGCGATATTGGCGGATTGGTCATTGGCTCTCTGATAGGCGGAAAAAAGATGTCTCCCTATTTTAGTCCTAACAAGACCGTCGGAGGACTGGTCGGTGCAATTCTGTTTGCTGTAACAATTGGTGCCACAGCTCAACTGGTTATGATGCGTAACCTTGGTGTGTTTTCGATGAAATGGGCGGTGATCATTTCCGCCGTGTTGTCCCTGGTTGCCGTGGTTGGTGATTTGATAGAATCTGCACTGAAAAGACTGGCCAATGTCAAGGATTCCGGGAAAATTATACCTGGTATAGGTGGAGTTTTCGATCTGACCGATAGTGTCGTTCTGTCATTGCCGGTTGGTATTATATTAGTTAAGTGGTTGGTATTGTGA
- a CDS encoding NAD-dependent epimerase/dehydratase family protein has product MRILVTGGAGFLGRCCAKRLSSVGNQVVVVDNFSNCNRGFIDANVRVYEGDCGNIAFIRSILKNDGIDCVIHLADYNDVSESNQLPLKYYMNNLVCTMFLLQAVVNENVKKFIFASSAQVYGNASDHLITEDTAAEPISVYGETKLFCEKMLRAIAQQNNINYAIFRHFDVAGSYCTRDLAPVKNGQDFKIFGTDYNTVDGTKERDYIHVDDAVEPYALVLPLLSTYRFASIYNLSTGRSTSMKDLVDITTRAVGFEVKVLENAKNVLEPARLVSEPRKAQKELGWHLNHNNIDAIVRSVFEAGK; this is encoded by the coding sequence ATGCGGATATTGGTGACAGGTGGCGCTGGATTTTTAGGAAGATGTTGTGCAAAAAGATTATCGTCCGTTGGCAATCAAGTCGTTGTTGTTGATAACTTTAGCAATTGCAATCGCGGTTTTATCGACGCCAATGTAAGGGTTTACGAAGGAGATTGCGGTAATATAGCGTTTATACGGTCGATTTTGAAAAATGATGGCATCGATTGCGTTATACATTTGGCTGATTATAACGATGTTAGTGAATCTAACCAGTTGCCACTGAAGTACTATATGAACAACCTTGTGTGTACAATGTTTTTGCTTCAGGCCGTTGTGAATGAAAATGTAAAAAAATTTATCTTTGCTTCCTCGGCCCAGGTCTATGGAAACGCCAGTGATCACCTTATTACCGAAGATACTGCTGCGGAGCCAATCAGTGTATATGGTGAGACTAAGTTGTTTTGCGAGAAGATGTTACGCGCGATTGCCCAGCAAAATAATATCAATTACGCAATATTTCGGCATTTTGATGTGGCTGGATCCTATTGTACCCGTGACCTGGCTCCTGTTAAAAATGGCCAGGATTTTAAAATATTTGGGACGGACTACAATACAGTTGACGGCACCAAGGAACGGGATTATATCCATGTGGACGACGCCGTTGAGCCCTATGCATTGGTCCTGCCGCTTCTGTCAACTTATAGATTTGCAAGTATTTATAATCTGAGCACCGGTCGATCCACATCGATGAAAGATCTGGTAGACATTACGACCAGAGCCGTTGGATTTGAGGTGAAGGTGCTTGAAAATGCCAAAAATGTTCTCGAGCCGGCCCGGTTGGTTTCTGAACCAAGAAAGGCCCAGAAAGAACTCGGTTGGCACTTGAACCACAACAACATAGACGCTATTGTCCGATCAGTGTTTGAGGCTGGAAAATAA
- the uppS gene encoding di-trans,poly-cis-decaprenylcistransferase: MQVGEKIFVPEHVAIVMDGNGRWAKARGFERIYGHYNGVKAVKSVIRSARKFGVKFLTLYAFSTENWLRSEDEIRGLMSLYGRVMLKYSRSLVKQNIRFGTIGDLPGLPQILRDRIDWLKKYTAHCNGLLLTVALNYGSRDELLRAINKANQAGVRTFSDWSEFEKYLDTSGLPDVDLLIRTSGEQRISNFLLLQSAYAELYFPKKYWPDFSDEDFFEAISEFQHRQRRFGRVIDAE; this comes from the coding sequence GTGCAGGTTGGTGAAAAGATTTTTGTGCCGGAACATGTTGCCATAGTTATGGATGGCAATGGTCGCTGGGCAAAAGCTCGTGGATTTGAACGTATCTATGGCCATTATAATGGAGTCAAAGCTGTCAAGTCTGTCATAAGGTCAGCTAGGAAATTTGGTGTAAAATTCCTAACCTTGTATGCATTTTCTACGGAAAATTGGTTGCGGTCAGAGGACGAGATACGCGGCCTTATGTCATTGTATGGCAGGGTAATGTTGAAATATTCCAGGTCATTGGTTAAACAGAATATACGGTTCGGAACCATAGGCGATTTGCCAGGGCTACCCCAGATACTTCGTGACAGGATAGATTGGCTGAAAAAATATACCGCCCATTGCAATGGCTTGCTATTAACGGTTGCGTTGAATTATGGAAGCCGTGACGAGCTGCTGAGGGCGATAAATAAAGCCAATCAGGCCGGTGTGAGAACTTTTTCAGACTGGAGTGAATTTGAGAAATATTTAGATACCAGCGGACTCCCGGACGTCGATTTATTGATCCGGACATCCGGCGAGCAGAGAATTAGCAATTTTTTATTATTGCAGTCTGCCTATGCCGAACTATATTTTCCAAAAAAATATTGGCCTGATTTTTCGGATGAGGATTTTTTTGAAGCAATTAGTGAGTTCCAGCACAGACAACGTAGATTTGGAAGGGTAATAGATGCTGAGTAG
- a CDS encoding glucose-6-phosphate isomerase has product MDRDFFRKYFWNEQLGIGVDLGRIRNYSSTYTDLEQKITKAFNAMAALESGGIANPSENRMVGHYWLRNPGLAPTVEIKSEIENSITQIERFAQAVHKGDIVGQDGRFENILCLGIGGSALGPRLISSALTEPIKDKMKLYFIDNTDPDGIDYVAKVLDGKLGKTLVIVMSKSGGTQETKNAMLEVEHLYYNHKITFSRQAVAVTCKDSKLDRQSRADGWLSRFPMWDWVGGRTSVTSVVGLLPAALQGLDFKKFLAGARDMDSLTRRPGPDNLAMVLAVAWYSASQGQGKKDMVVIPYKDRLSLFTSYLQQLIMESLGKRNDINGLEVHQGISVYGNKGSTDQHAYVQQLRDGLDNFFVTFIEVLKSRVGESIDIEPGVKTGDYLEGFLLGTRLALSESGRESITLTIREVNAYYMGILIALYERAVGFYASLIDVNAYDQPGVEAGKKAANEVLHTQQLLLESLSSKPTPMTSEEIAKAIDADNELVFKLLEYLAANDRVVRESTGDIRSIKYMAKVGN; this is encoded by the coding sequence ATGGATAGGGATTTTTTCAGAAAATATTTTTGGAATGAACAACTCGGAATTGGTGTGGACCTAGGCCGTATTCGAAATTATTCAAGTACCTACACGGATCTAGAACAGAAGATAACCAAGGCTTTTAATGCCATGGCTGCACTGGAAAGCGGTGGTATTGCCAACCCGAGTGAGAACCGGATGGTTGGCCATTATTGGCTTAGGAATCCTGGGCTGGCTCCGACCGTGGAGATAAAATCCGAAATAGAAAATAGCATTACCCAGATCGAAAGGTTTGCCCAGGCTGTGCATAAGGGTGATATTGTTGGCCAGGATGGTCGTTTTGAAAACATTTTATGTCTTGGAATCGGCGGTTCTGCGCTTGGCCCAAGATTGATTTCCTCGGCCCTTACGGAGCCAATAAAGGATAAAATGAAGCTGTATTTCATTGATAATACCGATCCGGATGGCATCGATTATGTGGCAAAGGTTTTAGATGGAAAACTGGGAAAAACCCTGGTGATTGTGATGTCAAAGTCTGGTGGTACTCAGGAGACGAAAAATGCGATGCTTGAAGTCGAGCATCTGTATTACAATCATAAGATTACGTTTTCAAGACAGGCCGTTGCCGTGACCTGCAAGGATAGTAAATTGGACAGGCAATCCAGGGCAGATGGCTGGCTAAGTCGCTTCCCCATGTGGGACTGGGTTGGTGGTCGGACCAGCGTTACGTCGGTGGTTGGTCTACTGCCGGCGGCGTTGCAAGGTCTCGATTTTAAGAAATTTTTGGCCGGTGCCCGGGATATGGATTCGCTTACCCGTCGGCCTGGTCCGGATAATCTGGCAATGGTTTTAGCCGTGGCCTGGTATTCGGCTTCCCAGGGCCAGGGTAAAAAAGACATGGTGGTGATTCCCTATAAGGACAGGCTATCATTGTTTACTTCCTATTTACAACAATTGATAATGGAGTCACTTGGTAAGCGTAACGATATTAATGGACTGGAGGTACATCAAGGGATTTCCGTCTATGGAAATAAAGGATCAACGGATCAGCATGCCTATGTGCAACAGTTGAGAGACGGTCTGGATAATTTTTTCGTTACATTCATCGAGGTACTGAAAAGCAGGGTTGGCGAGTCCATCGATATTGAACCCGGCGTTAAGACCGGTGATTATCTCGAAGGATTTTTACTTGGCACACGGCTTGCTCTGTCCGAATCTGGCCGCGAATCGATTACGCTGACAATCCGCGAAGTGAATGCCTATTATATGGGTATTTTGATTGCTTTATATGAGCGTGCCGTAGGGTTTTATGCGTCGCTGATCGATGTAAATGCCTATGACCAACCAGGTGTCGAAGCCGGAAAGAAAGCGGCAAATGAGGTGTTACATACTCAACAATTGCTGTTGGAATCCCTGTCATCAAAACCTACTCCCATGACATCCGAGGAGATTGCAAAGGCCATTGATGCTGATAATGAATTGGTGTTTAAATTACTAGAATACTTGGCTGCCAATGACCGTGTGGTCCGTGAATCCACCGGCGATATCCGTAGCATAAAATATATGGCAAAAGTTGGTAATTAG
- the tsaE gene encoding tRNA (adenosine(37)-N6)-threonylcarbamoyltransferase complex ATPase subunit type 1 TsaE, which produces MDVINRFLSGYESNSIEETIEAGRIFGSIIAENSVVSMRGDLGAGKTTFVKGIAEFFDISDNITSPTFNIFSLYSGRINLLHVDAYRLNDPKEAEDIALEDFLIPPFLMLVEWPENLGLLNDCDYLLNFSLGPDCHRTITLEIDETSLQCSIN; this is translated from the coding sequence ATGGATGTTATTAATAGGTTTCTTTCTGGCTATGAATCCAATTCCATTGAGGAAACTATCGAAGCTGGCAGGATTTTTGGAAGTATTATTGCAGAGAATTCGGTGGTTTCTATGCGTGGCGATCTCGGCGCAGGCAAGACCACATTTGTGAAAGGTATAGCTGAGTTTTTCGATATCAGTGATAATATTACCAGCCCAACTTTTAACATATTTTCACTTTATTCTGGGCGGATCAATCTATTACATGTGGATGCCTATCGACTGAATGATCCAAAAGAAGCCGAAGATATTGCTTTGGAAGATTTTTTAATACCTCCATTCCTGATGTTGGTTGAATGGCCAGAGAACCTTGGTCTATTGAATGATTGTGATTATCTGCTGAATTTTTCCCTAGGTCCTGATTGTCACAGGACAATAACCTTAGAAATTGACGAAACGTCATTACAATGTAGCATAAACTAA
- the rsmI gene encoding 16S rRNA (cytidine(1402)-2'-O)-methyltransferase, giving the protein MRDSGKLFVISTPIGNLSDITLRAIDTLKSCDLVACEDTRNTKILLDHFNICTKLLSYHEHNEITRAAEIVARIKTGMSIGLVCDAGTPTISDPGFRVVRECRRNSIEVIPIPGVSAFVAALSVAGLPTSSFLFSGFLPTKSVQRIKALHKYKASDITIIFYESCHRISRSLNDMLCVYGPGRVISISREITKLHEFTFVGCISEAVERFTGEQRGEFVIVVSSEDYSL; this is encoded by the coding sequence GTGAGAGATAGCGGAAAGCTATTTGTAATTTCCACACCCATTGGCAATCTGTCCGATATTACTCTACGAGCCATCGATACATTGAAATCCTGTGACCTGGTTGCCTGTGAAGATACCCGCAACACAAAGATTCTGCTAGATCATTTTAATATATGCACGAAGCTTCTGAGTTACCATGAACACAATGAAATCACAAGAGCTGCCGAGATCGTTGCCAGGATCAAAACAGGTATGAGCATCGGCCTGGTCTGTGATGCCGGAACTCCAACCATTTCTGATCCGGGGTTCAGAGTGGTGCGTGAGTGCCGGAGAAATAGTATAGAAGTTATTCCAATTCCAGGAGTTAGCGCCTTCGTCGCCGCTTTATCCGTGGCCGGGTTGCCAACGAGTTCATTCCTATTTTCAGGGTTTCTTCCTACGAAAAGTGTCCAAAGGATCAAAGCCCTACATAAATACAAAGCCAGCGATATTACGATTATATTCTACGAATCTTGCCATAGAATTTCAAGGTCCCTGAATGATATGTTATGTGTCTATGGCCCCGGGAGAGTTATTTCTATCTCTAGGGAAATAACAAAATTACATGAATTTACATTTGTGGGCTGTATTTCTGAAGCGGTAGAACGATTTACTGGTGAACAGCGAGGTGAATTTGTTATTGTTGTTTCTTCGGAAGATTATAGCCTATAG
- a CDS encoding CPBP family intramembrane metalloprotease — MAETLIGLGYVLLLMTVFSNLFRTPFEIGKNRCPLPAIRISQASVFIALISFALYTFLGHLSFKLHESVFHVEVDEMTKRLVCGTVTYICVLALVIFIIKKESLTEFLIQDFDHLTNKIFSAIGCGLVGFFVMAPLVVISMKLTTLLIESVTHRSIAQEIGSQYLVRHYSDINSIFKKCLSWINLILLAPMVEEIVFRFLLYRFLRWRMVPWAAMLISSMVFSSMHDGPRALFPLFIMGLSLVFIYDRFGNILVPMVTHALFNAFSIIFLIPSITTDNFNGI, encoded by the coding sequence TTTATTTAGGACACCGTTCGAGATTGGTAAAAATCGATGTCCATTGCCGGCTATTAGGATTAGCCAGGCCAGTGTTTTTATTGCTTTGATATCTTTTGCCCTGTACACTTTTCTAGGACATTTATCTTTTAAGCTGCATGAAAGTGTATTTCATGTCGAAGTCGACGAGATGACGAAGCGCTTGGTTTGTGGAACCGTTACCTATATCTGTGTGTTGGCTTTAGTTATTTTTATAATAAAAAAAGAATCTCTTACAGAATTTCTGATCCAGGATTTTGACCATTTGACCAATAAAATCTTCTCGGCCATTGGCTGTGGTCTGGTTGGTTTTTTTGTGATGGCGCCTCTGGTTGTTATTAGTATGAAGTTGACGACGCTCTTGATAGAGTCTGTAACCCACCGGAGTATTGCCCAGGAGATTGGTTCGCAGTATCTTGTTCGTCACTATTCCGATATTAATTCGATTTTCAAAAAATGTCTATCCTGGATAAATCTAATCCTATTGGCTCCAATGGTCGAAGAAATTGTTTTTAGGTTTTTGTTATATAGATTTCTTAGATGGCGAATGGTTCCCTGGGCGGCAATGCTCATCAGCTCGATGGTATTTTCCTCCATGCATGATGGCCCACGAGCCCTGTTTCCTTTGTTTATAATGGGCCTATCATTGGTGTTTATTTATGATCGTTTTGGGAATATACTTGTGCCGATGGTAACCCATGCGCTCTTTAACGCGTTTAGCATAATTTTCCTAATCCCTAGTATAACCACAGATAATTTTAACGGTATTTAG
- the glgB gene encoding 1,4-alpha-glucan branching protein GlgB, protein MANASMKNFEIILFPDQKNYLVNTLFFYLLLHMIISRDELASFVAAKNSAPHDLLGIHEVSSNDGSTGMVIRAYLQNAQSCQVLNLDSGQSQELEKIHETGFFEVFIKNTKNPFRYKLQITTKEGRYYECFDPYTFLPTLSDLDTHLFNEGNHHKIYEKLGAHLITHQGVLGTSFALWAPNARRVSIVGDFNNWDGRYNPMRPIGLSGIWEIFLPTNLENFRYKYEILCRDGSLVLKTDPYGNFFEPPPNNASIVTQLYDYKWNDSEWLFLRAATDFKKNKISIYEVHLDSWKRVLEENHRPLTYREIAIQLCTYVKSLGFSHIELMPITEYPYLGSWGYQVTGFFAPTCRYGNPKDFMFLVDHFHQNGIGVIMDWVPGHFPKDSFALANFDGTCLYEHSDPKQGIHQDWDTLIFNYERHEVRNFLTGSALFWLDKFHIDGLRVDAVASMLYLDYSRNPGEWVPNRYGGHENIAAIEFLRETNNLIHNNFPGVISIAEESTSFGGVTRPTEFHGLGFDLKWNMGWMHDTINYFSKDPIFRKHHHNELTFGILYQYSENFILAFSHDEVVHGKKAMIHKMPGYNMTEKANHLRSLYGLMFAWPGKKCLFMGCEFGQSSEWNYRQSLDWHLLQYQDHSGIQALIESLNTIYTNYPFLAKGDFSCHGFEWLVVDDHNNSVLSFLRKGTVDEFMLVVCNLTPVTRTGYRIGVPKNGRWLEILNTDSSIFGGTNVGNLGFSETVAIGSHKYKQSVELTLAPTSTMYFIFQPQTLIGQ, encoded by the coding sequence ATGGCAAACGCAAGCATGAAGAATTTTGAGATAATTTTATTTCCAGATCAAAAAAACTATCTGGTCAATACTCTATTTTTTTATTTACTGTTACACATGATCATAAGCAGGGATGAATTAGCGTCTTTTGTTGCTGCAAAAAATTCCGCACCCCACGACCTGCTTGGCATCCATGAAGTGAGCAGCAATGATGGGTCCACTGGCATGGTAATTCGTGCCTATTTACAGAACGCCCAAAGTTGCCAAGTGCTGAATCTTGACTCCGGTCAATCCCAGGAGCTGGAAAAAATTCACGAAACTGGATTTTTTGAGGTATTTATAAAAAATACTAAAAATCCATTCAGATATAAACTGCAAATCACCACCAAAGAAGGTAGGTACTACGAATGCTTCGACCCATATACATTTCTACCGACTCTGTCAGATCTCGATACCCATCTATTTAACGAAGGCAATCACCACAAAATTTACGAAAAGCTTGGCGCTCACCTGATTACACATCAGGGAGTGCTTGGTACTAGTTTCGCCCTCTGGGCTCCCAATGCCAGGCGTGTGTCGATTGTTGGTGATTTCAATAACTGGGACGGAAGATATAACCCTATGCGACCAATCGGGTTATCTGGCATATGGGAAATTTTTCTGCCAACAAACCTGGAAAATTTTAGGTACAAATACGAAATACTATGCCGGGATGGATCGCTAGTGCTTAAGACTGATCCCTACGGAAACTTTTTTGAACCACCACCGAACAATGCTTCGATAGTTACCCAACTCTATGATTATAAATGGAATGATAGCGAATGGCTTTTCCTGCGAGCAGCAACGGATTTCAAAAAAAATAAGATCTCGATCTATGAAGTACATCTGGATTCCTGGAAGCGGGTTCTGGAGGAAAACCACAGGCCATTGACCTATCGTGAAATAGCCATACAGCTATGCACCTATGTTAAGTCATTGGGCTTCTCACACATAGAACTCATGCCCATTACAGAATATCCCTATCTTGGATCCTGGGGCTACCAGGTTACTGGCTTTTTCGCCCCAACCTGTAGGTATGGAAATCCGAAGGATTTTATGTTTTTGGTCGACCATTTTCATCAAAACGGCATTGGCGTGATCATGGATTGGGTGCCTGGCCATTTTCCAAAAGATTCCTTTGCGCTGGCAAATTTCGACGGGACCTGTTTGTATGAACACTCGGACCCAAAGCAGGGAATCCACCAGGATTGGGACACATTGATCTTCAATTACGAAAGACATGAAGTTCGCAACTTCTTGACAGGCAGCGCGTTATTCTGGCTGGATAAATTTCACATAGATGGCCTACGGGTTGATGCCGTGGCATCGATGCTATACCTGGACTACTCACGTAACCCTGGCGAATGGGTCCCTAACAGGTACGGTGGCCACGAAAACATCGCCGCAATAGAATTTTTGCGGGAAACTAACAATTTGATTCACAACAACTTCCCCGGAGTAATCAGCATCGCTGAGGAATCCACGTCCTTTGGTGGAGTCACCAGACCAACAGAATTTCATGGCCTGGGCTTTGATCTCAAGTGGAACATGGGCTGGATGCATGACACGATAAATTATTTTTCGAAAGATCCGATTTTTAGGAAGCACCACCATAACGAGCTCACATTTGGCATACTCTACCAATACTCGGAAAACTTCATACTGGCGTTTTCGCATGACGAAGTCGTTCATGGCAAAAAAGCTATGATACACAAGATGCCCGGATACAACATGACTGAAAAGGCCAATCATCTTCGATCTTTGTATGGTTTGATGTTCGCCTGGCCAGGGAAAAAATGCCTATTCATGGGCTGCGAATTTGGCCAATCCAGCGAATGGAATTATCGCCAAAGCCTTGATTGGCACTTGCTTCAATACCAAGACCATTCGGGAATTCAGGCATTGATAGAATCGCTAAATACCATATACACAAACTATCCATTTCTGGCCAAAGGCGATTTCAGCTGCCATGGCTTCGAGTGGCTCGTGGTTGACGATCACAACAACAGCGTGCTGAGTTTCCTAAGAAAGGGCACCGTTGACGAATTCATGCTGGTTGTCTGCAATCTAACTCCTGTTACACGAACAGGTTACAGAATAGGCGTACCAAAAAATGGCCGATGGCTGGAGATACTGAACACCGACTCATCCATCTTTGGAGGAACCAACGTGGGCAATCTTGGCTTCAGCGAAACCGTCGCCATCGGCTCACATAAATACAAGCAATCGGTGGAACTAACCCTAGCACCAACCAGTACCATGTATTTTATTTTCCAGCCTCAAACACTGATCGGACAATAG
- the rpsU gene encoding 30S ribosomal protein S21, translating to MSVRIILRKGETVVNALRRLKRWLDVENVFADVRGRRYYVKPSEKNRKKKKDAIFNNKVRMRREDGYESPYGKNIKKKKVARSGNTLRMRRENTYGT from the coding sequence GTGTCAGTTCGTATTATTTTGCGTAAAGGTGAAACGGTGGTGAATGCACTGAGGCGTTTGAAAAGATGGCTCGATGTTGAAAATGTTTTCGCAGATGTGCGTGGAAGACGTTATTATGTGAAGCCTTCGGAAAAAAATAGGAAGAAAAAGAAAGATGCCATATTCAACAACAAGGTGAGGATGCGTCGCGAGGACGGTTATGAAAGTCCCTATGGCAAGAATATCAAGAAGAAAAAAGTTGCCAGGTCTGGCAATACATTGCGGATGCGGCGTGAAAATACCTATGGCACTTGA